One Capsicum annuum cultivar UCD-10X-F1 chromosome 2, UCD10Xv1.1, whole genome shotgun sequence genomic window carries:
- the LOC107859453 gene encoding pentatricopeptide repeat-containing protein At1g66345, mitochondrial has protein sequence MNLALRLIPPLSSNLLSLISPFFISLHQIIPFSTHSLQLQDSPIITSICNCLRKRENWETLTQKFQSFHFTSPIIQEILLHLKEPKDAKNALNFFHWSAKNCKIQHGVFIYCIIIHILAKSKLVKHANALVESVLKKEENVFVVLDSLIGSYKLVDSCPFVFDLFVQCCGKLRMIDNVLDVCKLLDENGFMLSVISYNTLLHVVEKSDKSCMVWGLYEYMIEKRVYPNEMTTRIMISGLCKEGRLGRFLDVVEKCDGKRSRPGVVVNTCLIYGMIEEGRIEDGLRLMKRMLQKNMIVDTISCSLILLAKVRMRDLESAWGVYDEMIRRGFEGNAVVYDSFIGAYCEEMRVDEAIKLMDEMECLNMKPFGETFDHLIKVCSEVGRLEESLKLCDKMIGNGLLPSCLAFNKLVAKLSENGSAKCADTLLTTLMDKGFVPDQNIYAYLIAGYVNVGDVEGALKLYYEMQYRSISPSTCIFDSLIIALCQCGRLKEADEFLSLMVGQSLTPNILVYKKLIASHLERGDEARAHQLYRRTFRD, from the coding sequence ATGAACTTAGCACTTCGTCTAATCCCTCCTTTATCTTCCAATTTACTCTCTTTAATCTCCcctttcttcatttctctccaccaaatcatcccattttcAACACATTCACTCCAACTTCAAGATTCCCCCATCATCACTTCTATATGCAATTGCTTACGCAAACGAGAAAACTGGGAAACTTTAACCCAAAAATTCCAATCTTTTCATTTTACTAGTCCAATTATTCAAGAAATACTCTTACACCTCAAAGAACCTAAAGATGCCAAAAATGCCCTCAATTTCTTTCATTGGTCAGCAAAAAATTGTAAAATTCAACATGGGGTTTTcatttattgtattattattcatattcttGCTAAATCTAAGCTTGTTAAGCATGCTAACGCGTTAGTCGAATCTGTTCTCAAGAAAGAAGAAAATGTGTTtgtggttcttgattctttaatTGGTAGTTATAAGTTAGTTGATTCGTGTCCGTTTGTGTTTGATTTGTTTGTACAGTGTTGTGGGAAATTGAGAATGATAGATAATGTTCTTGATGTTTGTAAACTGTTGGATGAAAATGGTTTTATGCTTAGTGTGATTAGTTATAATACATTGTTGCATGTAGTGGAGAAATCGGACAAGAGTTGTATGGTTTGGGGTTTGTATGAGTACATGATTGAGAAAAGGGTGTATCCGAATGAAATGACAACTAGAATTATGATTAGTGGTTTGTGTAAAGAAGGGAGGTTAGGGAGGTTTTTGGATGTTGTAGAGAAATGTGATGGGAAAAGAAGTCGACCTGGGGTTGTTGTGAATACGTGTTTGATATATGGGATGATTGAGGAAGGAAGGATTGAAGACGGGTTGAGGTTGATGAAGAGAATGTTGCAAAAAAATATGATAGTTGATACGATTTCTTGTTCATTGATCCTTCTTGCGAAGGTGAGGATGAGAGATTTGGAGTCTGCATGGGGGGTTTATGATGAAATGATTAGGCGGGGTTTTGAAGGGAATGCAGTGGTGTATGATTCGTTCATTGGGGCGTATTGCGAGGAGATGAGGGTAGATGAAGCGATTAAGCTGATGGATGAAATGGAGTGTTTGAATATGAAACCGTTTGGCGAAACATTTGATCATCTGATTAAGGTTTGTTCGGAAGTGGGAAGATTAGAAGAAAGCTTGAAACTTTGTGATAAGATGATAGGAAATGGGCTCCTTCCTAGTTGCTTAGCTTTTAACAAACTTGTTGCCAAGCTTTCTGAAAATGGAAGTGCAAAGTGTGCTGATACGTTATTGACTACGCTGATGGATAAAGGTTTCGTTCCAGATCAAAACATCTATGCTTATCTCATTGCTGGTTATGTCAACGTAGGAGACGTTGAGGGAGCACTTAAGCTTTATTATGAGATGCAGTATAGGTCGATCTCTCCTAGTACTTGTATTTTTGATTCATTAATTATTGCTTTGTGTCAATGTGGGAGATTGAAAGAAGCGGATGAGTTTCTCTCTTTAATGGTTGGTCAATCCTTGACACCGAACATTCTTGTTTATAAGAAATTGATCGCAAGCCACTTGGAGAGAGGCGATGAAGCAAGGGCTCATCAGCTGTACAGAAGGACGTTCAGAGATTGA